Part of the Nicotiana tabacum cultivar K326 chromosome 20, ASM71507v2, whole genome shotgun sequence genome, CGTCTCCAAATTTTGTTTGCTAATTCCTTCTTGGAATAAAAATCCATTTTCATCCTTGAAATTTGGCAAATATTGTTTATTGCTTTCGACTTGGAAAATTCCAGCATTCTCAGGTGTGAAAGCAACAACCTCGTCCGCCGACATGGACTGAGAAACATCAGAATTATAGGATGAATTGAAGCTAAAGAGTGAGTCTAATCCCTCTGGTGTTGGTGCATTCATGGTCCCTTCACTAGGACTAGAACTCGAACTCGTCCCGATTGATAAATTGTTGAAAGAACACTGGCTAGTGGTTGAGTTATTAGATATGCTTTGAGATGATTTAGGGGAATTTTTCATCCAATTTTGAAGCAATCGAGAGATGTTATCGGCACTAGATGCATAGGTATTAGTAGATGTTTGGACAGGAAAAGAATTAGTACTAGGATTAATATTTGGTGAGAAATCAGTGGTTATTTTGTTAAGGGATAAAGCATCAGAAAGAGCTTGTTTAGCTGTGTGGATGTCTGTTTGAAGTCTCCTCTCCCACTGTCCTTTTGAGATTGATtgagatgatgatgatgatgatttttccTTATGATCATGACCTTGAATCTTAAGCTTCTTTTGCAAATGAGTATTCCAGTAATTTTTTATGTCATTGTCTGTTCTTTGTGGAAGATATGAAGCTATGGCTGCCCATCTATATCAAcaagaaccaaaaaaaaaaagagacaagaGTTAGATAAATGATATAAGATCCAACCATACCTGCTggaaaattgaacaagtaaatatctctattgagattttgtaaaaattgatGGATTCAACTTAATTTAAAGATACTTAACATTGAATTTATTGTTTATAAATATATGTTCAAATTTAGTAATTGTCAAAATTATAGTGGTTTTTTCTCTTATACGCATATATGTTTCGTGTCAATATATGTATGTTCCTTGTCAAAAATATTGAGCTCAATTCCGTCTGCCCTAGACTTTAGCCCTagaaaccaaaaaagaaaaacaagaatttGTTTAAATTCTTGTTTAGAGATTGATTTAGTACCTGTTGCCAAGAAGAGCTTGTAGGTGAATAATCATTTTCTCTTCATGCTCGGTAAAGTTGCCACGCTTGATGCCTGGACGCAGATAGTTAGTCCATCTAAGTCTGCAACTCTTGCTGCATCTAAGCAATCCTGAAAAACCAAGacaaagattttattttttttaacaaaaggtTGTGAGTAAAAAGTTGATCTAATTAATGAGATTGATGTATTCATTCAAGAAGGAGGTGATAGAGCTGCAGAATATTAACTACACATATTTAATGATTTTAACCAACCCCAAAAtctcagaaaaagaaaaaactttaaaaaaaaaaatggaagggGTGAAAAAAAAGAACTAAGATTAGGATGTTTACCAGTATTAGTAGGAACAGCTCTCCAGTTGCCAGGACCATGTTCTTGAATATATGATACCAAAATGATATCTTCTTCTGGTGTCCATGGTCCTTTTTTCACACCAATTTTATCACAACAAGGTGGCCT contains:
- the LOC107776659 gene encoding myb-related protein 306; the protein is MGRPPCCDKIGVKKGPWTPEEDIILVSYIQEHGPGNWRAVPTNTGLLRCSKSCRLRWTNYLRPGIKRGNFTEHEEKMIIHLQALLGNRWAAIASYLPQRTDNDIKNYWNTHLQKKLKIQGHDHKEKSSSSSSQSISKGQWERRLQTDIHTAKQALSDALSLNKITTDFSPNINPSTNSFPVQTSTNTYASSADNISRLLQNWMKNSPKSSQSISNNSTTSQCSFNNLSIGTSSSSSPSEGTMNAPTPEGLDSLFSFNSSYNSDVSQSMSADEVVAFTPENAGIFQVESNKQYLPNFKDENGFLFQEGISKQNLETEVPLTLLENWLFDDSNVQTQEELMGIGRGMEWL